One region of Chryseobacterium muglaense genomic DNA includes:
- a CDS encoding cytochrome-c peroxidase encodes MSFNSVDQGVKNDNKFINRGLRDFKIELEYLKNDVDLYSQEKISLEKLQQTLRNTRNSFKEVEFFVAYYYPEFTKTHLNAAPLFHIEAAGTSAYTLPPEGLQVLDELIFSDEANGQKEEISTITNFLYNSYANFYLSTLNNGLSSGNNKTLPLRIELIRIYSLGVTGFDTPGSLNISEEAAHALKGVSEFINDEAYFKNFKTEKANLLIQKAIVYLGKNTDFESFDRIEFYKQFIQPLYAELGSWDGNPDDLKNFSGWNVSNKDFFKADFFDPYFYTILKPSKDSEELKNLGEKIFYDQSFSANEAMSCASCHLPENAYTDLKQKSASNVEGKTVLRNSPSLYNAVFAKRFFYDMRAFYLEQQAEHVIYNQDEFNTDYQKIVQKLNDNKEYKKEFKKVFKDGKINKQNFSKALSSFVASLYSFESDFDRFMRNEKEISEDAKKGYNLFMGKANCATCHFAPHFSGLVPPFFNENESEVLGVTKLPISNLPIELDDDRGRINSNVKKENSWIYENSFKTMTVRNIALTKPYFHNGAFNTLEEVIDFYNEGGGEGLGLPSHSLKS; translated from the coding sequence ATGTCTTTTAACTCTGTAGATCAGGGCGTAAAAAATGACAATAAATTTATAAACAGAGGCTTACGTGATTTTAAAATTGAGTTAGAATACTTAAAAAATGATGTAGATCTTTATTCACAAGAAAAAATTTCCTTAGAAAAGCTTCAGCAAACCTTAAGGAATACCAGAAATTCTTTTAAAGAAGTAGAATTTTTTGTTGCTTATTATTATCCTGAATTTACCAAAACTCACCTTAATGCAGCACCACTTTTTCATATAGAAGCTGCCGGAACTTCCGCTTATACTTTGCCTCCGGAAGGTTTACAGGTTTTAGACGAACTTATTTTTTCTGATGAGGCCAATGGACAGAAAGAAGAAATAAGCACAATTACCAATTTTCTTTACAATAGTTATGCGAACTTTTACTTAAGCACTTTGAATAATGGGTTGAGCTCAGGAAATAATAAAACATTGCCTTTACGAATAGAGCTTATTCGAATTTACAGTTTGGGAGTGACGGGTTTTGATACTCCGGGTTCGCTTAATATTTCTGAGGAGGCTGCTCATGCTTTAAAGGGAGTGAGTGAATTCATCAATGATGAAGCTTATTTTAAAAATTTTAAAACAGAAAAAGCCAATTTACTTATTCAAAAAGCGATTGTTTATCTTGGAAAGAATACTGATTTTGAATCGTTCGACAGAATAGAGTTTTATAAACAATTTATTCAACCTTTATATGCCGAATTAGGCAGTTGGGACGGAAATCCTGATGATCTTAAAAACTTTTCGGGATGGAATGTTTCAAATAAAGACTTCTTTAAGGCAGATTTCTTCGATCCTTATTTTTATACTATTTTAAAACCTTCTAAAGATTCTGAAGAGCTGAAAAATTTGGGTGAAAAAATCTTCTATGACCAAAGTTTCAGTGCGAATGAAGCGATGAGTTGTGCAAGTTGTCACCTGCCAGAAAATGCATACACCGATTTAAAACAAAAATCAGCAAGTAATGTAGAAGGAAAAACGGTCTTGAGAAATTCTCCTTCTTTATATAATGCAGTTTTTGCAAAAAGGTTTTTTTATGATATGCGAGCTTTTTATCTTGAGCAGCAGGCGGAACACGTAATCTATAATCAGGATGAATTTAATACTGATTATCAAAAAATTGTACAAAAACTGAATGACAACAAAGAGTATAAAAAAGAGTTTAAAAAAGTTTTTAAAGACGGAAAAATCAACAAACAGAATTTTTCGAAAGCGCTAAGTTCTTTTGTGGCATCTCTGTATTCGTTTGAAAGTGATTTTGACCGTTTTATGAGAAATGAAAAAGAGATTTCTGAAGATGCTAAAAAAGGGTACAACTTATTCATGGGAAAAGCCAATTGTGCGACTTGCCATTTTGCCCCACACTTTTCAGGACTTGTACCGCCTTTCTTTAACGAAAATGAGTCTGAAGTTTTAGGAGTGACCAAACTGCCAATCTCAAATTTACCTATAGAACTCGACGACGACAGAGGAAGAATAAATTCTAATGTGAAAAAAGAGAATTCGTGGATCTATGAAAACTCATTCAAAACCATGACAGTAAGAAATATCGCTTTAACAAAACCTTATTTCCATAACGGAGCATTTAATACGCTTGAAGAAGTGATTGATTTTTATAATGAAGGCGGCGGTGAAGGTTTAGGGTTACCTAGTCATTCCTTAAAAAGCTAG
- a CDS encoding aminotransferase-like domain-containing protein yields MKNFKYQIFTSVIEEHIKNGALIPGDRLPSVREIKEKYQLSITSVQSGYDYLVMKGWVENRPRSGFYVSIKTNEKIPENALKFLPIVRNLDFDKKVKLTSKSGKSFEQISFSTTAPNDLLIPQKLILRKMQEVIRKKGASILRYYPANGSEVLRDQIASRSTKLGCKINLEQLIITDGALQALYIALASVTQSGDVVAVESPCVFSVLEVISNLKLKIIEIPVHYKNGFDVNYLKEILLENNIRAIALTSNFHNPTGILMSDEAKKELALIAQSNEIPIIENDIYGDLYFDGERPATICKFDTEGWVMTYSSFSKTLAPGIRLGWLNSGRFFEQAERIKFSLGRSVAPIFQELMIELLEENSYDRHLRFFRKQLEIQCVELLNALRLYFPKECYFHRPQGGYSIWGKLPEKINMSEFYQFCESQKIAFTPGDTFTFTNAYSHHFRIIFADRITSESMLRLKIIGEKVQSILDENL; encoded by the coding sequence ATGAAGAATTTTAAATATCAGATATTTACTTCGGTCATCGAGGAACATATTAAAAATGGAGCGCTTATTCCAGGCGATCGGTTACCTTCTGTAAGGGAAATTAAAGAAAAATATCAACTGAGCATCACTTCGGTGCAAAGTGGTTATGACTATCTTGTCATGAAAGGATGGGTTGAAAATCGACCTCGCTCAGGATTTTATGTTAGTATAAAAACTAATGAAAAGATTCCTGAAAACGCTCTTAAATTTTTACCAATTGTACGAAATTTAGATTTTGATAAAAAGGTAAAACTCACTTCAAAATCAGGCAAGTCTTTTGAACAAATTTCATTTAGTACTACTGCACCAAACGATTTACTGATTCCTCAAAAGCTCATCTTAAGAAAAATGCAGGAAGTAATCCGTAAAAAAGGAGCTTCCATTCTCAGGTATTATCCGGCTAATGGATCAGAAGTTTTAAGAGATCAAATTGCTTCACGGTCAACAAAATTGGGTTGTAAAATAAATTTAGAACAGCTAATTATTACAGATGGTGCATTGCAGGCGCTTTATATTGCGTTGGCCTCGGTAACTCAATCTGGAGATGTGGTTGCAGTAGAAAGTCCGTGTGTTTTCTCTGTTTTGGAGGTAATTTCAAATTTGAAACTGAAGATAATTGAAATTCCAGTGCATTATAAAAACGGATTTGATGTAAATTATCTAAAAGAGATTTTACTTGAAAATAATATTCGAGCTATTGCATTAACCTCAAATTTTCATAACCCGACAGGAATTTTAATGTCAGATGAGGCAAAGAAAGAACTTGCTTTGATTGCGCAAAGTAATGAGATTCCAATCATTGAAAATGACATTTATGGTGACCTTTATTTTGATGGAGAAAGGCCAGCAACGATTTGTAAATTTGATACAGAAGGTTGGGTAATGACCTATTCATCCTTTTCAAAAACTCTGGCACCGGGAATTCGTCTGGGATGGTTAAATTCAGGTCGGTTTTTTGAGCAGGCTGAAAGAATTAAGTTTTCTTTGGGAAGATCTGTAGCACCCATTTTTCAGGAACTAATGATAGAGTTGCTAGAAGAAAATTCTTATGACAGACATCTTCGTTTTTTTCGAAAACAGCTTGAAATACAATGCGTAGAACTTCTTAATGCATTACGATTGTACTTTCCAAAAGAATGTTATTTTCATAGGCCCCAAGGTGGTTACAGCATTTGGGGAAAGCTTCCTGAAAAAATTAATATGTCTGAGTTTTATCAATTTTGTGAAAGTCAAAAAATTGCTTTTACACCCGGAGATACATTTACATTCACTAATGCATATAGTCATCATTTCAGGATCATATTTGCCGATAGAATCACCTCTGAAAGTATGCTGAGGTTGAAAATAATCGGAGAAAAAGTGCAAAGTATTTTAGATGAAAATCTATAA
- a CDS encoding murein L,D-transpeptidase catalytic domain-containing protein — translation MKIFHLMFLVIIFSSCQNESKNVTDNTISENEKTSEIIKPELDLIKTKKKAEEALAFCKSKKMNTDFCILIDMSLHSGLSRFIIWDFKEQKISNKYLVGHGCGSNSWSSDESKDNPEFSNEDGSHLSALGKYQLGERGRSDWGIHVKYLMHGLEETNNNALKRFIVFHSWNLMSDKEVYPKGSPEGWGCPTISNNAMRELDPIIQKSGKPLLMWIYNE, via the coding sequence GTGAAAATTTTCCATTTAATGTTCTTGGTTATCATTTTTTCTTCATGCCAAAATGAATCGAAAAACGTCACTGACAATACTATTTCTGAAAATGAAAAGACAAGTGAAATTATTAAGCCTGAATTAGATTTAATCAAAACAAAAAAGAAAGCAGAAGAAGCTCTCGCATTTTGCAAAAGCAAAAAAATGAACACTGATTTCTGTATTTTAATTGATATGAGTTTGCATTCCGGACTCAGCCGTTTTATAATTTGGGATTTTAAGGAACAAAAAATTTCAAATAAATATTTGGTAGGTCACGGTTGTGGAAGCAATAGTTGGAGCAGCGATGAATCAAAAGACAATCCAGAATTCAGCAATGAAGACGGAAGTCATCTTTCAGCTTTGGGGAAATATCAATTGGGAGAAAGAGGAAGAAGTGATTGGGGGATTCATGTAAAATATTTGATGCATGGCCTTGAAGAAACCAATAATAATGCATTAAAAAGATTCATTGTTTTTCATTCATGGAATTTGATGAGCGATAAAGAAGTTTACCCTAAAGGTTCGCCGGAAGGATGGGGTTGTCCTACGATTTCTAATAACGCGATGCGGGAATTAGATCCGATTATTCAAAAATCTGGAAAACCTTTATTGATGTGGATTTATAATGAATGA
- a CDS encoding TIGR02117 family protein, which translates to MNVKIILIYFLKALGVILGMIVLYAILGYLLPFIEVSAKDDGEPKEIPIYIYTNGVHTDIVMPVKNDLHDWSAKIPFANTTSKKTDYNYVGIGWGDKGFYLDTPTWADLKFSTAVKAAFWMSESAMHTSFYHTMTEAADCKKIMISKKQYLELVKFIDAKFDRDTNGNYILIPTKAVYSDNDAFYDAKGSYSFLNTCNTWANDALKAAGQKAAWWTPTDYGIFLHYK; encoded by the coding sequence ATGAATGTTAAAATTATATTGATCTACTTCCTTAAGGCTCTGGGTGTCATCCTCGGAATGATTGTGCTTTATGCTATTCTTGGGTATTTGCTCCCTTTTATCGAAGTTTCGGCAAAAGATGATGGTGAGCCAAAAGAAATTCCAATTTACATTTATACCAATGGCGTTCATACAGATATTGTAATGCCCGTGAAAAATGATTTGCACGATTGGAGCGCAAAAATTCCGTTTGCGAATACAACATCTAAAAAAACGGATTACAATTATGTAGGAATCGGGTGGGGCGACAAAGGTTTTTATTTGGATACGCCAACCTGGGCAGATCTGAAATTTTCTACGGCAGTGAAAGCCGCCTTTTGGATGAGCGAATCTGCAATGCACACGTCTTTCTACCATACGATGACCGAAGCTGCTGACTGCAAAAAAATAATGATCAGTAAAAAACAGTATTTAGAATTAGTGAAATTTATCGATGCTAAATTTGACAGAGATACAAACGGAAATTATATATTGATTCCTACGAAAGCTGTTTACAGTGATAATGATGCGTTTTATGATGCGAAAGGAAGTTATAGTTTCTTAAATACATGTAACACTTGGGCAAATGATGCATTGAAAGCTGCAGGACAAAAAGCAGCGTGGTGGACTCCAACAGATTATGGTATTTTCTTACATTATAAATAA
- the queG gene encoding tRNA epoxyqueuosine(34) reductase QueG yields the protein MNSTAEKYSQLIKSKAKSFGFQNCGISKADFLEDDARHLEKWLKNNFHGEMKYMENHFDKRLDPRLLVEGSKSVISLSYNYFPEEKISVLENFKISKYAYAEDYHEVVKEILRDMVFELQEEIGEFEFRVFVDSAPVLERSWAKRSGIGWVGKNANLITKQSGSFYFLAEIICDLDLITDHETTDHCGSCRKCIDACPTDAIVSEKIVDGSKCISYATIELKTEIPDYFKDKMENWMFGCDICQDVCPWNRFSAPNLQAKFKPNEALKSFKKGEWKELTQEIFSEIFRKSPVKRTKFAGLKRNIEFLNQSSEK from the coding sequence ATGAATTCAACTGCTGAAAAATATTCTCAATTAATCAAGTCTAAAGCTAAAAGTTTTGGGTTTCAGAATTGTGGGATTTCAAAGGCTGATTTTTTGGAGGATGATGCTCGTCATTTGGAAAAATGGCTTAAAAATAACTTTCATGGCGAAATGAAATATATGGAAAATCATTTCGATAAAAGATTAGACCCAAGATTGCTAGTAGAGGGTTCCAAATCGGTGATTTCGCTTTCTTATAATTATTTTCCTGAAGAAAAAATTTCTGTATTAGAGAATTTTAAAATCTCAAAATATGCGTATGCTGAAGATTATCATGAAGTGGTAAAAGAAATTCTTCGCGATATGGTCTTCGAATTACAGGAGGAGATCGGAGAATTTGAATTTCGTGTTTTTGTAGATTCAGCACCGGTTTTGGAAAGAAGCTGGGCAAAAAGATCAGGGATTGGTTGGGTTGGGAAAAATGCCAACTTAATAACCAAGCAAAGCGGCTCGTTCTATTTTTTAGCTGAAATCATTTGTGATTTAGATTTAATTACGGATCATGAAACAACGGATCATTGCGGAAGCTGCAGAAAATGTATCGATGCTTGTCCGACAGATGCGATTGTTTCGGAGAAAATTGTTGACGGAAGCAAATGCATTTCGTATGCAACGATTGAATTAAAAACTGAAATTCCGGATTACTTTAAAGATAAAATGGAAAACTGGATGTTTGGTTGCGACATTTGTCAGGATGTTTGCCCGTGGAACCGTTTTTCAGCACCAAATCTTCAGGCTAAATTTAAACCTAATGAAGCTTTAAAAAGTTTTAAAAAAGGAGAGTGGAAAGAATTAACTCAGGAAATATTTTCAGAAATATTCAGAAAATCACCGGTGAAGCGCACAAAATTTGCCGGTTTAAAAAGAAATATTGAGTTTTTAAATCAGTCTTCAGAAAAATAA
- a CDS encoding rhodanese-like domain-containing protein, whose protein sequence is MSLADVLQSGNYVLIDVREPMELEMDGNIDGAINIPLGEVEDRKEEILSIEKSVVLFCRSGNRSGKALEYLNSQGLKDGHNGGGWADLKASL, encoded by the coding sequence ATGTCATTAGCAGATGTATTACAATCAGGAAACTATGTATTAATCGACGTTCGTGAGCCCATGGAGCTGGAAATGGACGGAAATATAGACGGAGCAATCAACATTCCTTTAGGAGAAGTTGAAGACAGAAAAGAAGAAATCTTATCTATCGAAAAGTCTGTTGTTTTGTTCTGCAGAAGTGGAAACAGAAGCGGAAAAGCTTTAGAATATTTGAATTCTCAAGGTTTAAAAGATGGCCATAACGGCGGAGGCTGGGCTGATTTGAAAGCAAGCTTATAA
- a CDS encoding HD domain-containing protein, with protein MILKDRFETLCLNFTEDKILIEKFWIEIEKNYSGKSRYYHNLQHLENMFEEIDEVKDQIKNFNNISFSIFYHDIIYDASSKSNEEKSADIAKERLEILGVNNDDIQRIYEQISATKSHKKSDNEDTNFLLDADLSVLGKSSEIYLEYTKQIRKEYSIYPDFLYKPGRKKVLQHFLDLESIFKTDYFKNKYENQARKNIEVELENL; from the coding sequence ATGATTTTAAAAGATAGATTTGAAACACTTTGCCTCAATTTTACTGAAGATAAAATTTTAATTGAAAAGTTTTGGATTGAAATTGAGAAAAACTATTCCGGAAAAAGCAGGTATTATCACAATCTTCAACATTTAGAAAACATGTTTGAAGAAATTGATGAAGTAAAAGATCAAATCAAAAACTTTAACAATATTTCATTTTCTATATTCTATCATGATATAATTTATGATGCATCTTCAAAATCAAATGAAGAAAAAAGTGCAGATATTGCAAAAGAAAGACTTGAGATTTTGGGTGTAAATAACGATGATATTCAAAGAATTTACGAGCAGATCTCAGCTACAAAATCTCATAAAAAATCAGATAATGAAGATACCAATTTTCTTTTGGATGCAGATTTATCAGTTCTTGGAAAAAGCAGTGAAATTTATTTAGAATACACAAAACAGATTCGAAAAGAATATTCTATTTATCCGGATTTTCTTTATAAACCGGGAAGAAAAAAGGTTTTACAACATTTTTTAGACCTGGAAAGTATTTTTAAAACGGATTATTTTAAGAATAAATATGAAAATCAGGCGAGGAAAAATATAGAAGTTGAATTGGAAAATTTATAA
- a CDS encoding alpha/beta fold hydrolase has protein sequence MIEEVIDVKGRNLFIKFNHSFENRPTIVFLHDSLGSVELWRDFPEKLAEATQCNVLIYDRLGYGKSFPMITHERENNYMQLEADVLNDLLSELNINDAVLFGHSDGGTIALIAASKYPEKVKAVICEAGHIFVEDITVKGVEEALSAYNTTNLPQRLEKYHGDKVETIVKAWTEIWLSEKFKTWNIESFLQNITSPLLFIQGETDEYGTIDQVEKTVSQVTGTAEKFIIPNVGHTPHKESPKIVLNKSVEFISSVIN, from the coding sequence TTAATCATTCATTCGAAAATAGACCAACCATCGTATTTTTGCATGATTCTTTAGGTTCGGTTGAGCTTTGGAGAGATTTTCCTGAAAAATTGGCTGAAGCGACTCAATGTAATGTTTTAATCTATGATCGTTTAGGCTACGGAAAATCTTTTCCTATGATTACCCATGAAAGAGAAAATAATTACATGCAACTGGAAGCAGATGTATTAAATGATTTGCTTTCTGAATTAAATATAAATGATGCTGTACTTTTCGGTCACAGCGATGGCGGAACAATTGCTTTAATTGCTGCCTCAAAATATCCTGAAAAAGTAAAAGCTGTAATCTGTGAAGCTGGACATATTTTTGTTGAAGACATCACGGTAAAAGGTGTTGAAGAAGCCTTAAGTGCTTACAACACAACAAATCTGCCTCAACGTCTGGAAAAGTATCACGGTGATAAAGTAGAGACAATTGTCAAAGCATGGACTGAAATCTGGCTTAGCGAAAAATTCAAAACCTGGAATATTGAATCTTTCTTGCAAAATATTACAAGTCCGCTATTGTTTATTCAGGGTGAAACTGATGAATACGGAACTATAGACCAGGTTGAAAAAACTGTTTCTCAGGTTACAGGAACAGCTGAGAAATTTATCATTCCAAATGTTGGTCATACGCCGCACAAAGAATCTCCGAAAATAGTTTTAAATAAATCGGTTGAATTTATAAGTTCTGTAATCAATTAA